TCTTGTCGCCTtctttttgtacatttcttgTGCCACATTTGTAATTTTGGCACAAATGTAAACGAAGTGGTCTCttgaataatcatttaaaagcaTAGAACTaagaaaagcaaatatttttgataaattattttacCAGTTTAACTATCTTGACCTGAAATGTTGCTCTAGAgtgaaaaaatctaaatctattACTATGAATTACAGAGATATTTCAGGTGTCCTTATACTACAGTATATAAAACACTGACTCTAGGACTTGTCTAAATGTTGTAATTGATGTTTTTACCAGTTCGTATGTTGTAATAATGATTTGCTCTAATGTTCATGCCAGAATATGAATCCCAGAGCTCTCACATCACAAGTACTCATGGGATATTTATAGATCTAATATTACCATCaactcatctttttttctgttatgcAAAGAGTGTATCTGAAAAATATGgaacaggaaaaataaaataatccaaaaaaaaagaggaaaaaaaaacattttgaatgcatgTTATTTTCGTAATtactctggttttatttttcttgtaaaaGAGTGTCAGAGGAGGTCCAATCAATGCATCTGTAATTTAAGACAAGTGTGTGTTCTGCTTTTGAATACTGTGACCTTCCTCTGTCAGATATGAATGATGTAATCTCAGTTCAATCAATCTCAGACAACTGAACAAGGAAATCTGAGAATTTCAGCAATAGCTTGTCTGCTTGCTGTCGGTTCTGATAGATTTTTTGACAGCTCAAAACACAAAAGGTCAGTGGTTAGGGAAGGTATGCAGTGTAGGCAAGGGTCATTTTTTAACTCCCTACTCCCAAATCTCACTGTGGAGTCACACTCAACCTTTGAGCATCATAGATAAGGTGTCTCTGCTGTTCTGATAAATTGAACTTTGCCTGATGGTCTATTTTTGGTGTAGCGGGCTTCTCTCAAGAACCCACAATCATTAATAGATCCATTTAAAGGCTAAATGTAATTCAGTCatttactatatattttttttatattcagttaGTGCAGTTCGAAcgaaattgttttattttgaaaaatcgGAGTACACTGAACCGGAAGTCCGGGTTTTACTTCTTACTTCCAAAACAATCCCCTCTACCTCACTTTACAGTGGAGACGTAAGGTAGTTAGTCAGGTAGTCAGCACCCAGTTAGACAGTGCTATAGTTAACACGTTAGGCAACATTTAAGACGATTAACGAAGCCGTGAGATTAATGAAGAAGGTGGTAATTTTAGATAATTTTGTAGACATTTGTTCGTTACTTCCCTCGATAACCTTGTCAACTGTTAACCCGCTGATACTCCGGCTGCCTCACACATTGGTCTGAAGTTAGCTTGACTAGCTGGTTAACAGTAACATCAAATCGGAAAAACGTATGTGCAGTTTTACCTGGGAAGAATATCGGTCCTCTGCCGGGAGAGCAAATGTCTCGTCTGGAAAAGTCAAATGGCAGAGGGACAAAAAGGTAAGACTGAAGCTACACCTGCAGGGAAACTAGTGGAGGAGATAAAGTTTCTGTGATTACTAACAACTAAAGCAGCAAGGTTTTCTGTTGTtcgtctttttgtttttagagaTTTTATCATATAAATAATGTTCACTCATTAGATTATCCATAAGTAGCTGCACAGTAAAACCGCTTCAGTAATTGTCTATTCCAgacaaaaatttaaaagatCCGAAATCAAAATTTGCAAATACACCATATAGCACAACAGTAAACTAGCAGGTCAGTCATTGTGCTTTTCGACAAGCATTTTATATGTTGGTGTAAGTGACTGATGCAAAGAAATGCAAGAATTTCCTCATATCAAAGTtcagaagtttaaaaaaaaaaaaagtctaattcACCTTaatgagtctctctctctctctgcacgaCTTCAGACCAAGATTGGACTGGAAGTTTGTTCAGAGGTTCTGCAGCATCCAGAAGGTCCTGTTCCCATCCTGGAGCAGCCAGAGTGTCCTGATGTTTGGGACGCTGCTTTTTGTCACTCTGACAGGTAACTGCTGCGGTTACCTGTATGGCAGTATGGCAGCCCAAGGGGGAAATAAATAGTTCATGCTATCTATCAAATTAATGTGAATGAAGGAAGTAATGACGACACTAATTGTCATGAGACACATTCCCTGCCTGTTGGATAATATGTTTTGTGAGCTTGAAATGCTACACATCTGTGAACAGCAGGCTgcatattatgttttttgacactgacCTTTAGTTAAAAGTGTTGTATAATTTTCCTGCATTGTTTTTACGAGTCTCTGTTTGAACTCTCTCTGTAACAATATGCtaacacatcttttttttctgccatcaGAGCAGCTGATCATTTACCAAGTGGGTGTCCTCCCCAGTCACTTCTACAATGTGCTGGCAGAAAAAGATTATTCAGGCTTCAGGCGTCTGGTGGGAAAAGCTATGGTGCTCATTTTAATCAACTCCACAGTAAGTTGATGTAGCTGGGAGGGTTGGCAGAAGTTAACCTACCTACTGACCAGATacaaatacagtacaatatTCAGAAAGTTGACTTGTTCAATAATAAGCAGAGCCACAGCAATGCTCTTACTCATAATAAGGCAATTCATTGTTTGTATGTGATTAATCCAAATCCAATGTTCCCCATGTACTGAAACGAAATCAAAAATAAGGTACACTATTCCCTGTATCTCATTGTGTGATCATATTAGTTTTCACTGAATTGCCGCCATAAAGCACAGTAGCACCTTTATCAGGTTAGGACATCCTGACATCTTCATTTTATGGCCTGAATCCTCTCAATCTTGGTCGTGTTGACTTGGATTGTAAACCTGACAAACACAATGAGTTTCCTCATAGGAAACAAATATTCTACATACTGTTTATTTTGCCACATTGCTTGAGGCCTCAACAAGCTCTTGTTAGTCTCATAGAAACTCTTATATTTACTGTGTATTGTGTATGCATTGATTATTTATCTCTCTAATagacattttcttcttcctccctctctgtgttcctctctttctctctcccagctGAAAAGTCTTGACCAGTACATTTGCAATCATATGTATGTTAGCTGGCGGAAGACGCTAACCGAGAGCCTCCACACGGCCTACTTCCAGGGCCGGGTTTATTACACACTCAATGTACTTAGAGAGGACATAGACAATCCGTAAGTAAAATGAatcatttgaaaggttttatGTATTAGATCATGTGGATATTTGAGTATGTTGTGTGAttctgcagtggaaaacaatATAAAGGTGGTTAATcctggtgattttttttctcatcatgtTTGTTTCGTTTGTATTCCAGAGACCAGCGGATCAGTCAGGATGCAGAGAGGTTGTGTAAGCAGATGAGCACCATGGCTAGTCGCTTGATCGTCTCGCCGTTCACGCTGGCTTACTACACCTACCACTGCTTTTACAGGTGGGTTTGTAGTGGAGTACTGTGGCAACACGTGCCTCCATATATGAGCATTTAACACCTACTCTGAAGTTGAAAAAGCGTCATGAGAAACATAGACGGTGTTCTGTTGAGTTGAGAATTGTGTTATTATagtaacattttcaacatttgaaAATACTGAGAGGAAACTCAGAAAGCTGTCAAAAGCAGAGCATCCATTTTTATATGTagttatttttatgtgtttacaaAGAGATGAGAGATGGTCACTTGTCCTCAGTGAATCTATCAGTGTCTCTGAAAGTCAACAGTcaagaaaaactgtgaaagggaaagagagacaattcctatgtgtctgttttctctaCTGTTTAAATACTGGCAATAAAAGTTGGCCATagcttttttgttaaatttggggttctttattttctgaaactacaacttttatttctttgtttcatctgtttaaTTTAGTATAATTGTATTCAGTTGTAATTTATTTTCCCCTGATTGTcttttaacattgttttaataCCCAGTGTAAATCACTTTGTGCCTTTTTGGACGGTGCTGTAGAAATAAAGTTGCCTTGTTTTGCAGCACCGGCTGGATCGGCCCTGTGAGTATCTTTGGGTACTTTGTGGTTGGAACCATTGCCAATAAAATCCTCATGGGGCCGATTGTGTCGACTCTGTTTGAGCAAGAAAAGCTGGAGGGTGACTTCAGGTAAAGTtaagtatactgtatgttcgCTGTGTGTCGAGGAGTTTGTTCTGATAGACGGGCAACGCAGGGCTGAGTGAAATGGCCAGtcaacatttgttttcctcGACCTTTAACAGAGCAGTTTGTCGTTTTATGGGTTTTATTTGAATGTAACTATTTCCAGTATTTATTGTTAAGGAAACCAGTCCCTTGTCAAGAGGAAGTATCTGTAGACTTTGGCCCGGTGCCTTTTGCCTCTTAGGAAATAACAGGATATGCGTCAGTTTGCAGTGTAGTCTTTTCCTGAGGGGACTTGTAATTTCATCAGTCATATGTTGaaatgtgattttgtgttgacagtgaaaactaatttttacagaaatgtaatgtttttgtatcTCCAGATTCAAGCACATGCAAATCCGTGTTAATGCAGAGTCTGCAGCTTTTTACAGGTGAGGGGATTTATTTGACATGATTGTGCTGCACAGAAAGATCTAGACAATGCTGGAAAGTTTAGACAATCATGTACATCTTAAACAGGAAGTCTGCTTtcttgtgattaaaaaaaatattctctaGGTCTGTCTTAATTCTCCTGACACATCAGATCCAACAGATTATGTGGTTAAAGCAGTTTGGAACAAATGCTGCTCTCTGGGTTTTTAGAGCTGGTAAAGTGGAGCACACGAGGACCAATCGAAGACTGCAGGCTCTGTTAGAAACTCAGAAGAGTCTAATAAATAAAGAACTATGGCTCTATAGTAAGACCATCctacacacacccactcactcatATCTATGATATTGTTTAAACTTGTAGAgttaacctctgacctctccacCATCAGTCGGGGTGAACACCTTTGACTACCTCGGAGGTTTCCTCAGCTACATTATTATCGCCATTCCCATCTTCACTGGTATCTATGATGGTCTCACTCCTGGCGAGCTTAGTGCACTCATCAGTAAGGTAGGCTTTCTTCCTGTTCCCTTTGTCTTAGAAATAGTAGATCCTGAAAAATGCAAGACCTTGTTTGGTTTAGTTTGGTTTATTGACAGCAGGGATAGACTGATGGCCACACGGAAAGACTCGAACAGCAAAACTGATCTATAAAAATATCTATTGCTCtttatttgtcactttattgtaaactatTTTGTCCCTGTCAAGGTCCTGTgggaatgatgactcagtttttccaatgatctgattggtcagtattTGGGCTGTTGGCtagttttgatctgatcctctgaagttagcctaagttaccatggtgatttaccctgGTAAGAAGTGAACCACTGTCGTAACCCTGAAAAATCCAGGGTAAAACCTCAAGTTACCTCACTGACCTCAAATCCTacttcatagtacaggcctctggATTATTTGCACTGTTGTCTCAGGTATTTACACAGGCCAACAATGTTTATCAAGATAAAGATGGACATTCAATGTCTGACATGAAGAAATTTTAGAAAATAGGAACTAAAAAATAGGAAATTGAATCATGTGATCaatgattaaatgttttcagGAAGCCAACAATGTAAAAAGTATCAGACAcacctaaaaataaataatagttaCAGTGATTACTCCTTGATTTACATAAAGATCATGGAAGTGTGAGTGTTGCTCACTGTCCCAGTTTCCATTACAGAACAGCAGCTACTGAATGTTGCTAATTCAACCACTAGGTGGCAGCAAAGCCTTTCTCTCCTGATAGATCCATTAAACTCCATTCATCTTGAGTTCAAATTGCCTGTTTTCGGACAGAGATGTCCCTTTCATATGTCTTAAGAAGCATTATAGTAGCTTTATAATGGTCATAATTACTCATAGATTAGTATATTTAAGTCTTCATCATCAGTCAGTATTCCTCTTTTCTTAAATTCCTCCAGTCTACTTTGTGCCTTGCTGCCTTTTGTCTGTATCcagacactttttaaaataatcttttattttattcactctCTGCTCTGGTTCTCCCTCTCCTTGTTAACATTCAGAACGCCTTTGTGTGCATCTACTTGATAAATGGCTTCACGCAGCTTATAGACCTGTCAACCACTCTGTCAGATGTGGCTGGATACACCCACAGGTATCACGCAGCATACTTAAATTCAACTCCTGGAGGACAGATGATGACAGCAGTGTTGGTGCATGCCATCCACCTTTTCTTTCTATcactgaatctgtgtgtgtgctgtggtcAGGATTGGGGAGATGAGGGAGGTGATGGATGACATCCTACGCAAGCAGTGTGACTATGACCCTGCGTCAGGAGAAAGCTACGACTTTGACAGGTTTGTGTGAAAGCTTTTACAATAatctctgctgcagaaaaaaggGATGCGAAGTGATTTAACATTTTAGCATATTGATAATATtagatgtaatttaaaaaacaaagagcaaacaCGAGgacaaaaatgaatataaagtacttatataaatgaatttaatCTCTTTCCACACAGTGACTTCAATGTCCACGCAGGCCCAGTGGACACTGCCTTCATCCTGGACCATCTTTCATACAAATCTCCTTACTCAGACGAGCTTCTGGTGGAGGACCTCAGTCTGAAAATCAGTCAGGGAGCTCATCTACTGGTGGTGGGAAACACAGGGACGGGCAAAACGTCACTGCTGAGGGTCCTCAACCGCCTCTGGGAGGCACACAGTGGTGAGATAATAGGGACAGAAGGATGaagtttgattcattttaatttgttttaatgcgAGTGCACATATGACAGAAGAGTTTTAATGAAGTGGTCAGTGTATGAAACAATAGAGAAGGGTGAAAGGATATGCATGGCCAACATTAAGGCCTTGTAACATTTTTTGTTAAAGATGCACATTAACATATTTTTGATCACTTGAAGCTGACAGAAACAGGTGATTGAAGTAGAGCTGCAATGGTTAGTTGACTTATCAGTTAGTagattgacagaaaatcaactattttgattattgatttatcatttaagttgtttttcaagcagaaattcTAATCCTTCTTTGGTTGCACCTACAACAGTaggaggatttgctgcttttctgtttttgatcattgtaaactgaatatctttgggtttgggGCTGTTGGTCAGGCAAAAGAAGATATTTGACGACGTCACCTTGGATTCAGAAAAATTAGAATTTGTCACAGTTTTCTGATTTGTGGACTAAACAGTTATTTGATTaagcaaaaaaataatctgatCAATtggtaatgataataatcattagttacagACCTAGATTGAACCATTGTTCATGTCTACTTGAACCAGGGCCTTATTTTCCCAACAAACTAACCAACTGTGGCAGCAGTAGGAATTACATCTATAATGTTGTGAGAGACTTATACTAACAATCGGAACCTatcagtggcaaaaaaaaagcacttttatTGGACGTACTTTGATGTGGACACAAGTCGCGTTTGATTACATTCATCATTGCAAAGATTTTCGTCCCTATCAATCATTTACACCCAAAAAAATTGGACATTAAGGCCCAGGTTAAAAAACCCCGGAGTTGTGCTTCAGTCTTTTTGTTTCTATAAGTGGCACAGAGAATGGCAGGATGTACTACTGTTCTGTTTTGTTATTCTTACTTTTTACAATAAgaccacaggaaaaaaatgcaaatattgcACAAAAGTGAAATGACTGCAAAAGATATATTCTGTGACATCTGCAGAGATGAGTAGCTTCATgacactgtctgtctgccaattttgtttttctcttcctcaggtTTTGTCCACATGACGACATGTTTCGGGCCCAGAGGAACCCTCTTCCTGCCGCAGAAACCTTACCTGACCGATGGCACGCTGCGCGAACAGGTCACTGCTTCTTCCTGAATGTCATTTGCTTTCAAAACCCGTGTAGACGCTGAGCTTGTTGTAAAATGCTGACATCTGAAGAGATCAAACTACCAGTTAAATGAGGATTTACTAGAACTGTCTCTCCAACAGGTGATCTACCCACTGAAGGATATTTACCCTGTATCAGGTATCTGATTTCACTGTGACTGAACATTTAACTGTTTAACAGCTAAAGgctaaaaatattaattcatttaatcaaaatgtGTTGTTCTGGCAGAATAAATAACTGGGAAGTTTGTGTATGATCATATAAGTGGATGAATGAATATAGAGCAATATTTCTAATTAATATAAAcctggttttggttttgtgtcagtgctgcctcataaaatgactgaaatagtTGCTAATCTGAGTGAGTTTCTTTCTTCAGGGTCAGTGGATGATGACAGAATTATACAGTTCCTGGAACTAGCTGGAGTGGTGAGTGttctgctttttaaataaaatctttcatgtgttttacCGCACTGTTTATTCATCTGCAAGTTTCTTTATCTGTTGTCCAGTCCAGTCTCTTGAAGCGGACAGGTGGGTTGGATGAAAATGTGGACTGGAACTGGTAAGAGCAACAACAAGAACAGCAAGGTGCAACAATAGCTGTTTGCATTGTGTGTTACTGTGCAGagttaaaattcagtttttccctGCAGGTATGATGTTCTGTCTCCAGGTGAAATGCAGCGTCTCTGCTTTGCTCGGCTTTTCTACCTGCAGCCCAAATATGCAGGTGTGttttaaaagctgtttcatTCTGTGATTCTGACACAGCTGCCCGACCCACTGTTTAATTGAACAACtagtttaatttttgttttttcattttcatttttgttgattttttctTCGCAGTGTTGGATGAGGCCACCAGTGCTTTGACAGAGGAGGCGGAGGCACAACTGTACCGGACCTGTAAACAGCTTGGCATGACTTTGATCAGTCTGGGACACCGTAGCAGCCTGGAGAAGGTAGACTGAACACACATACAGCGCACATCCCTGACCAGGCGTCTCAGAGCCAAATTGagattttatagttatttttgcTAGTAATCCTCGGTATATCCAAATTCTGCTAAATGCCAAGAAATCCCTTAATTGATTAGATCCTATATCCACAAGGGCGATTGCTTTATCAGTTCCTCTGAATCGTCTGAACTTGTGCTTTATTTAATCTTTCGATGCAATGTCTATATCTCCATTTCCCTCTAGTTTAACAAATACTTCCACTTGCTTTATcaccaaatctgttttttattttatatattaattccgtttgtctttgtttcatttttccgACAGTACCATGATGTTCAGCTGAAGCTGTGTGGAGGCGGCCGATGGGAGTTAACAAATTTAAAAGGAGGCAGCGGCAGCCTCAATCACAGAGATGAAACCATGTGACCTCAGACTCATCTTTCTGAAATCCCAGACATGTAGGAAGCACTAGTGTGGGCGGCGAGAACAGAAAACACTCCTGAACTCCTCAGTTACTAACAGGTGCTCTTCAATAAGGTACATAGACACATTTTCTCAGACAGGATGATGGTTTAGAGGCTCTGGGTCTGGAACCAGCCAAAATGTTTTGGACCCAAAGACAAACGAATGGTTTGGATTATTATGTAATAGTCAGCATgatttaaatataatgaaaacaacaggaaagaaACAGTAAACTTTAtacttgttgtttgtctttatgttaaATTACAGTGGTTTATTGTGTTATGTTCACAGTTAATACATGGGAATATTATTACTACTGTGTAATTAAGttttgtattaaaaacacacaatgtttttatgcttttagtAATTCCTACCAAGAGCAGATCCATCTGTGGACAATACATACAGTTTAAACACTTGTTTACCTGATTTGATACAATTTTCATatgtgcaataaaaacaaataaaaatatttggcCTTTAAACTCATTGTttatacacagacacaagtcTGTTTTAAGTGCGATAAGAATGTTTTCAGCAAACACatcattgctgctgctgtttgcttaAGAGGTCGCGGTGACCTTGGATGATCTCCTGAACTGTTGTAGGGTCATCCAGCGTGCTGAGGTCACCCAACCCGTTCAATTCACGTTCCACCACCTTCCGCAGCACCCGGCGCATTATCTTACCTGAGCGTGTCTTTGGCAGACGCTGGACAAACTGTGAGAAAGACCAAAAAATGGCCGAAGTTACTAAGTGCAAGTTAGTCTTAAATGTCTGTTTGCAGTTTAAAGTCAGTGGAGCAGAATTACCTGGATGCAGTCTGGACAGGCGTACTTGGCGATCTTTTTAGATACCATGACGGTTAGCTGCCTGGACACGTCCGCCTCTTCCACCTCTACGCTCTTTTTCAGCACCACAAAAGCATAAACGCCTGacaaagcacagagacagagaaccCCGCTTTCAAATTCTTATTCATCCCGGTGAACAGTGTAATGTGGGAAAAAACGTGTTGCTTACCTTGTCCTTTAATGTTATGTGAGTATCCAATGACAGCAGATTCAGCCACTGCAGAACATTGATTCTGTTACAGAAATGACAGGATCAGGATCGTGTGTACGTTTCATGGTTTCAAGTTTTAGATGAAAGAATGGCTCAACAGTATAAATGTCTCTTTGGATAAACATTGAAGGAAATTAACTAAATTGCActttaatgaaactgaaattacTTTAACCCTGTTCAAACTATGGACATATTTAGTcactttgagatttttttttctactttttttttttttttttactacttacCACCACATCCTCTATCTCTGCCGTGCCAATCCTGTGACCGCTCacattgatgacatcatcaaggcGCCCAGTGATCTGGTAATACCCCTCCTTTGATCGATAGGCCCCATCACCAGTAAAGAAATAACCTAACAAAGGCATTTTAGAGACTGTTAACTTGCAATAAGAAATGAAGCGTCCAGCAAAGAAGAGAAATATAGAAACACCATAACGACAGTGACAGGTTGTTCATGGACGCATCATACTGTACCAGGATGCGGCTGACAGTAGGTCTCAGTGAATCTCTGGTGGTTGTTATGAATTGTTCGGGCCATGCCGGGCCATGGCTGAGCTATACACAGAGCTCCAGATGTGTTATTGGAAGTCACAACTTTGCCCTGAAGAAACCCAGGAGTGATAAATGTTAAGTAGAAAGTGGATGATGTGCAAGACAATAGAAATGGACAACCAAACAAGGGCTGGTTACATAACTGATATAATTACTGCAAGTAAGAAAGAACTCATGTAAGAATGTGTTATTGATATTTTAGGAAGTGTACTAATGCTATTGGGACCCTGTGCTCTCTGAATGCTGCGTgggtgattgtgtgtgtttgtgtgttgagaGGGAGGATGATAGATCAGCTCAGAGTCACCACTCCCAACTGTCTGCACAATCTGCGCATTTCAGAAACGAGCAACTGCAATAGGCACAAAGTAgtttgacagatttttaatAAGGGGTTTGGCACGCACAGAATGGGACTTATGGGTGGGAGCAGGGTGGGTATCAAAAGTGACACAGCTGGTGACTATTTTATAATCCTAATCTGACCCTCTCCTCTGGGCTGTTCCCAGCCATCCAGCATTGGCAGGGTGgcatgctacacacacacacacacacacacacacacacgtagggATGAGCATCATACCTCAGTGTCCATGAGTACTGGCTTGATGCCAAAGAAAGGTCTCATAGCCATTCCTGGGACAATCTCTGCGTCTGGGTCTGATGGCCTCGGGGCGATGCAGATGCCACCTGTCTCTGGGAACAGAGGAAAAATACAACAGATTATATAAAGTGCTGTATATACAGCGTGcataaaacaaaccaaaaaaaacacctttttaaaaGGCTACTGTTAATCAGAAAATATCTGTGTTTGTAAAGTATGACTGAACCTCCTCAGaccaacatttaattttttatagaGCAACGCTCGATACAAAagcttttttcaaattttgccCTAGGTTAAGATGCGCCAGGaaacaagaagacagagaggaggaataacatgaaaacaaaggtCCCAGATAGAAACGAACCAGGGATGTACAGTAAGCTACTGTCTATGTCTGAACCACCAGGACAACAACTACTGTGtccaggattttagaaatactgaagtCACAAGTCCGAAACTCCCGGTGCGACTCAGCCTTTACATATTtaccatgtgtttgtttttaattgttgtatCCCCGCAAGTTACTAAAACCCAGAagttgacagaaaaataatgtagGCACGTTACTGAGGACACTCAGTGGGACTCAGAAATACAGTTGTTGAGTAACCTGAACCGAACAAAGTAGTTTTCAGACTAGAACACATTTTTTGTTCAGAGCACTGAAGAAGAACAGATTGGggaaaaagtgaaatgacaaatgaaaggaacaGAGAGGGGAGTAGTACAAGGTAGATGACAGAGCCAACTAACAGTTTGTAAATCTAAGATAAGCCCTTCTCACTGCTGCAGATTTAGATTGTGGAATTACAGCCATACTAAGTAAATTAAATGCAATTAGGTTTGTCCGAGCCTCAGGGACTCTGATAAATCTGCCTGGTGGTGTTGGTGGCAGCAGAGGGGACCCGTTATAAAGTAGGACACAACAGATGATCCCACAATAGCACTAGCAACACCCCCCACAAGAGCCTCTAGGGACCTTTACTACTTTAACATTTGGGAAATAAAGTTGTAGAGTTAGAGGTTAGAATATTGGTAACGCATTTACATCTGTCCATTTTATATGAagttacagccagcagctgggcAGCTTAGcttagaaagaaaaatagatgtACAGTAGTTTCCAAGacgtcaaactattcctttcaaTAAATGCTCAGAAGTAAGAATTTAAACATGTAGTTactaaaatttattttaattttttttgctcatCCTCTCACCTCACCAGTCCTGTGTGATCCAACATGGAGGCCGTATGCCAACGGCAGatcaaaatctaattttctcTCTAAACAGGCTACTTGCTCCCAGATCAACCAAATGGCATTTATGAATAATGCCACTTAGTCCTAATTGGAAACAGTGGTCCaggaaaataacataaaaacataatcctTTTTTTACCGAGGTAGAGTATTTGGGTCATATCTGTGACTATAATTCTCAAGCTCATCATGCTCTGATGTTTAATTATCGTCAATTAATTATagatttttgccatttgtatgGTAATTAACGCAGCTTTTGCTCCATTTGGTCATTACTCAATCTAATTTAGAAAGACTCAGGATGAAACACATAGTGTCAGTCGGCTCCTGTGTTCATCTGTGAAATTGATTTTATTAGcgaaatcagctgatttcaaacatgttgttgttatgtCCAGTCATAAGGGCTTTGGTAAAGGAATAGTGGTTATTTTGTGGTGACTTCAGAGGACAGCAGAGGGTGAAGGACAATTTTTGTATCAAACCCCCTGCAATTACTGTAATTTACTGCAGTTTAGTCAAGTTTACACtatattgtttctttttcccACTTTTATCTTGTTATGTAACCATAATTGAGGACAAAAACTATCAAGATGACTCTAAAAATAGagtcagtttctctttctctttctctttctttctctctgtgaggACAAATTGCAGAACAAGTTCCCATTTTTGTGGGTTT
The window above is part of the Seriola aureovittata isolate HTS-2021-v1 ecotype China chromosome 19, ASM2101889v1, whole genome shotgun sequence genome. Proteins encoded here:
- the abcd4 gene encoding ATP-binding cassette sub-family D member 4 isoform X2, which translates into the protein MSRLEKSNGRGTKRPRLDWKFVQRFCSIQKVLFPSWSSQSVLMFGTLLFVTLTEQLIIYQVGVLPSHFYNVLAEKDYSGFRRLVGKAMVLILINSTLKSLDQYICNHMYVSWRKTLTESLHTAYFQGRVYYTLNVLREDIDNPDQRISQDAERLCKQMSTMASRLIVSPFTLAYYTYHCFYRFKHMQIRVNAESAAFYRAGKVEHTRTNRRLQALLETQKSLINKELWLYIGVNTFDYLGGFLSYIIIAIPIFTGIYDGLTPGELSALISKNAFVCIYLINGFTQLIDLSTTLSDVAGYTHRIGEMREVMDDILRKQCDYDPASGESYDFDSDFNVHAGPVDTAFILDHLSYKSPYSDELLVEDLSLKISQGAHLLVVGNTGTGKTSLLRVLNRLWEAHSGFVHMTTCFGPRGTLFLPQKPYLTDGTLREQVIYPLKDIYPVSGSVDDDRIIQFLELAGVSSLLKRTGGLDENVDWNWYDVLSPGEMQRLCFARLFYLQPKYAVLDEATSALTEEAEAQLYRTCKQLGMTLISLGHRSSLEKYHDVQLKLCGGGRWELTNLKGGSGSLNHRDETM
- the abcd4 gene encoding ATP-binding cassette sub-family D member 4 isoform X1, with protein sequence MSRLEKSNGRGTKRPRLDWKFVQRFCSIQKVLFPSWSSQSVLMFGTLLFVTLTEQLIIYQVGVLPSHFYNVLAEKDYSGFRRLVGKAMVLILINSTLKSLDQYICNHMYVSWRKTLTESLHTAYFQGRVYYTLNVLREDIDNPDQRISQDAERLCKQMSTMASRLIVSPFTLAYYTYHCFYSTGWIGPVSIFGYFVVGTIANKILMGPIVSTLFEQEKLEGDFRFKHMQIRVNAESAAFYRAGKVEHTRTNRRLQALLETQKSLINKELWLYIGVNTFDYLGGFLSYIIIAIPIFTGIYDGLTPGELSALISKNAFVCIYLINGFTQLIDLSTTLSDVAGYTHRIGEMREVMDDILRKQCDYDPASGESYDFDSDFNVHAGPVDTAFILDHLSYKSPYSDELLVEDLSLKISQGAHLLVVGNTGTGKTSLLRVLNRLWEAHSGFVHMTTCFGPRGTLFLPQKPYLTDGTLREQVIYPLKDIYPVSGSVDDDRIIQFLELAGVSSLLKRTGGLDENVDWNWYDVLSPGEMQRLCFARLFYLQPKYAVLDEATSALTEEAEAQLYRTCKQLGMTLISLGHRSSLEKYHDVQLKLCGGGRWELTNLKGGSGSLNHRDETM